The Penaeus monodon isolate SGIC_2016 chromosome 13, NSTDA_Pmon_1, whole genome shotgun sequence genome contains a region encoding:
- the LOC119580224 gene encoding uncharacterized protein LOC119580224 produces MASRTGRVLLSLLWTLCQSVGVIQGGLAQKTCLEQGPSDVPSRSTSLPGTLTVKPNEAEWRFDFTLGDDSDKRACVSLEVITGKIQLSLYKTECVGDNIVDFQLWPLNYVLKGQWTLLNVTVKSDALHLRTPLSESTKLVMPTGDLPQGALQVTHSLGVTFSLECQVNCPVTVGSTDRGQGLLSTIKEMGNPYEHFYLKPGVGFARLNFEIACETLLGYEVTVGETDLSKEELAVLVPLERWHKIFLEYDKESQRYTVFVDYRQTKVIGSGVSHCQEFRRFLVRAEGETFVSFICDPATGQYEVKPSACEDSHQESRLATPIFAAIFITIVIVVILSYLSLYLLGYKLQKKGKPPRSNI; encoded by the coding sequence ATGGCGTCACGAACCGGGCGGGTCTTGCTGTCACTTCTGTGGACGCTCTGCCAAAGTGTAGGCGTCATCCAAGGTGGTCTTGCTCAGAAGACGTGCCTAGAGCAGGGGCCTTCCGATGTACCCTCGAGGAGTACATCGCTTCCGGGGACCCTCACCGTCAAACCCAACGAGGCAGAATGGAGGTTCGACTTCACTCTTGGCGACGACAGCGATAAGAGAGCCTGCGTATCTCTCGAGGTCATCACGGGGAAAATCCAGTTGTCGTTGTACAAGACTGAGTGCGTGGGAGACAACATCGTGGACTTTCAATTGTGGCCTCTCAACTATGTGCTTAAAGGCCAATGGACGCTCCTCAATGTAACGGTAAAGTCCGACGCCCTCCACCTACGCACTCCACTGAGCGAGTCGACCAAATTGGTCATGCCTACTGGAGACCTGCCCCAAGGAGCGCTTCAAGTGACGCATTCGCTCGGCGTCACCTTCTCACTAGAGTGCCAAGTGAACTGCCCGGTGACAGTCGGCTCCACGGATAGGGGACAGGGCTTACTCTCCACTATTAAGGAGATGGGAAACCCCTACGAACACTTCTACTTGAAGCCTGGGGTAGGGTTCGCTCGCCTCAACTTCGAGATCGCGTGCGAAACACTCCTGGGCTACGAAGTAACCGTAGGCGAGACGGACCTCAGCAAAGAGGAGTTGGCAGTGCTTGTTCCCCTGGAGAGGTGGCACAAGATCTTCCTCGAGTATGACAAAGAGAGCCAACGCTACACCGTCTTTGTTGACTACCGGCAAACCAAGGTGATCGGAAGCGGCGTATCGCATTGCCAAGAGTTCAGAAGATTCCTAGTGAGAGCCGAGGGGGAAACCTTCGTGAGCTTCATCTGCGACCCGGCCACGGGGCAGTACGAGGTCAAGCCTTCTGCATGCGAAGATTCACACCAGGAATCGCGCTTAGCCACACCGATCTTCGCCGCAATTTTTATCACGATTGTGatagttgttattttatcatatttatcacttTACCTTCTTGGATATAAActccaaaagaaaggaaaaccaccccgtagtaatatttaa